A stretch of Mycobacterium sp. ITM-2016-00316 DNA encodes these proteins:
- a CDS encoding DUF2795 domain-containing protein, translating to MSAAHERIRACLVDVEFPASKDSLVDAAIRHDSPDIARALLAIASDTYANRAEVMASVTLADL from the coding sequence GTGTCCGCCGCGCATGAGCGCATCCGTGCGTGTCTGGTCGACGTCGAGTTCCCGGCGAGCAAGGACTCGCTGGTCGACGCCGCCATCCGCCACGACAGCCCCGATATCGCGCGGGCGTTGTTGGCCATCGCCTCCGACACCTATGCCAACCGCGCGGAGGTCATGGCCTCGGT